The Candidatus Methylomirabilis sp. region CGACGGTCACCAGATGCGGCGCCAACCCCGTGCGGATCACATCCGTGGTGGTCCGCACCGTCTCGCTCGCGCGCCGGAGGTTCTCCAGGGTGCCGCTGACCCGGTCCATGCCCCGGCTCACCTCGTCCGACACGTGGCCGACGTTGCGCATCACCTCCTTCAGTTCGTGCAGGGCGGGGGTCAGGTCCGCCTCCGCCGCCCGGAGCAGCCGGTCGGCGGTCTGCACGGTCCCCCGGGTTTCCTCCACCAGGGCATCGGTGCGCTCCAGGAGCCCCTGGAGCTGCCGCAGCAGCGTCCGGACCTCCAGGAGGAGGGGGAGGGCCACGACCGCCCCCGCCACCGCCACGGCCGCCAGGACCGTCAGGGCTGTCGCCGCCAGGATCTCCACCTCAGATCACCCCGTCCCGCCGCAAGGCCATGCACGCCTCCCCGTCCAGCCCCAGCCACTCGACCAGGACCTGGTCCGTATGCTCCCCGAGCAGCGGCGGCGGGTGCTCGACCGCCCCGGGGGTCTCCGACATTTTGAGGGGGTTCCCGGTCACCCGGACCGGCCCCACCTTGGGATGGACGAGCGTCCGGACCATCTCGCGGGCCAGCACCTGGGGGCTGGCGAAGACGTCCGCCACCGCCTTGATGGAGCCGCAGGGGATGCCGGCCGCACTGAAGGCCTCGAGCCAGGCTGCCACCGGTCGGGCCCGCAGGAGGCTTTCCAGAGTGGGGCGCAGGGCCCCCCGGTGCTCGACTCGACCGGCGTCGGTGTCGAAGCGGGGATCGGCGGCCAGCTCGGGCCGCCCCAGGACCCGGCAGAACTGCTGGAAGAGGCTGTTGTTCCCCACCGCGACGTTCAGGTGGCCGTCGGCGGCCTCGAAGGTCTCGTAGGGCATGATGGTCGGGTGGAGGTTACCCATCCGGGACGGGCTCTTCCCGGTGGCGAAGTAGATCCCGGCCTGGTAGGTGAGGAAGGAGATCATCCCGTCGAGCAGGGCCACGTCGATCCGCTGGCCCCGCCCGGTCTTCTCCCGGGCGTACAGCGCGAAGGCGATCCCCTGGACCGCGTACATCCCGGCGATGATGTCCGCGATGGAGAGGCCCACCTTGCAGGGCGGTCCGTCGGGGAAGCCCGTGAGGCTCATGACCCCGCTCTCCCCCTGGACGATGAGATCGTAGCCCGGCCGGAGCGCCTCCGGCCCCGTCTGCCCGAACCCGGAGATGGAGCAGTAGATGAGGCGCGGGTTTTGGCCGGCCGCAGCCTCGTACCCGAACCCGAGGCGCTCGATCGTCCCGGGCCGGAAGTTCTCGATGAGGACGTC contains the following coding sequences:
- a CDS encoding CoA transferase, producing MRGPLDGLKVLDLTRILAGPFCTMILGDMGADVVKVENPEGGDDTRRWGPPFVEGESAYFLSVNRSKRSVTLNLRAPKGKALLADLLTRADVLIENFRPGTIERLGFGYEAAAGQNPRLIYCSISGFGQTGPEALRPGYDLIVQGESGVMSLTGFPDGPPCKVGLSIADIIAGMYAVQGIAFALYAREKTGRGQRIDVALLDGMISFLTYQAGIYFATGKSPSRMGNLHPTIMPYETFEAADGHLNVAVGNNSLFQQFCRVLGRPELAADPRFDTDAGRVEHRGALRPTLESLLRARPVAAWLEAFSAAGIPCGSIKAVADVFASPQVLAREMVRTLVHPKVGPVRVTGNPLKMSETPGAVEHPPPLLGEHTDQVLVEWLGLDGEACMALRRDGVI